DNA sequence from the Deinococcota bacterium genome:
GTCGACGCTGCGAACGCGTTCCAAGCGCTCGAGCACCCCGACGAGCCCTCCGGCGGTACTGGATGTCGGTGGCTTCCGTAGCAGTTCCAGGCGCGAGAAGCGTGAACCGGCCGGGACCTCCAGCAGCGCTTCGAGGGCGAGGTGCCGGCTAACGCTGAGCGTTCGGTTGAGCACCTTATAGACCCGCCCTAACACACGCTCGCGCACGCGGTTGACCAGCCGTGCCAGGACGGTCGCGCCAGGGAGCAGCGTTTTGCGCTCTACCAGGCGTGCGGTGGCCGCGTCGAACAGCAAACTCGGGCTGTCGTCGTTTACCCAGCTGCGAGCGTAGAGGTAGCGCAGCAACCCGAGCTGCTCAGCCGTGCCTGTAAAGTCCTTATAGCCGTACTGGCGGCAAATCTCGCTTTGGTGATCCCAGCGGGTCTCGCCGCGCCGGTAACGCCCGAGTTGGGCAGGTGCAACTTGAAGGCTCAGTTGGACCGTGAGGTAAGCAAGCACGTTGTCAGGCACCTCGAGCGGGTCAGGGAGGAATGTGCCCAGAAACCTCACGGTCGTGAGCTGCAGGGCGAAGCCGAGACGATTAGTGCCACCGCGTACACGTTTTGCGAGGATGCTTACGTCGTGTTCGTCGAGATGAAAGTACCTCTCGAGCTGTGCCTGGTTGGGAAAACCTTGATAGCGGCCGTAGCGACGGGCTTGCTCAACCGTGAGGAAGTCGAGCGGCAAAGCGTTAAGACCTGGGGTTCAGACTGCGGTAGAGCGTCGAGCGGGCAACGCCGAGCGTGGCAGCCACCTCTGTGACCGTCATTTTGGGGTCGGCGAGCATGATCTTTGCCATGGAGAGTTTTCTGAGGTCAAGCTTCTTGGGTCGCCCGCCGCTCCTGCCCCTAGCTCTGGCGGCTTTGAGCCCGGCGTTTGTCCGCTCCTTGATCAGTTCACGTTCGAACTCGGCGAGCGCCCCGAAGATATGGAAGATCAGCTTGCCTCCCGAGGTCGTGGTGTCGAGGTTCTCCTGCAAGCTCCTGAAGCTAATGCCTTTAGCGTCGAGCTCAGTGACGGTCTCGATGAGGTGCTTGAGCGAGCGTCCTAGCCGGTCGAGCTTCCAGACCACCAACGTATCGCCGGATCGGAGGTGCGAAAGCGCTTCGCCGAGTCCTGAGCGTACATCTTTGACGCCGCTCACCGTGTCCATGCAGATCTTGTCGCAGCCCGCTTGTTTTAGAGCATCCTGTTGTAGATGCAAATGCTGGTCGCTGGTCGAGATGCGGGCGTAGCCGATGAGCATGATGACCCCTTCAGGTGTTGCAAAATCGATTCCAGGCAGGGTTAATCATACACAGTTTTCGAGACGGTTTTTACGACAGTTCCAGGTAGCTAAAGCGTGATGGCGGCGTGACCCCCTGAGCGTGTAGCGAAAACGAGGGTTTTTGAATCAACCATGACCGCCAGCACTTAACCTATTGTTCAATTTCCTTAACCCGACTTTCTGCATGGCTAATACTCAAGGGCCGTCTCCAGCGCAGCGCCGGCGCCAAGGACAAGGAGCGTACCGAGCACCAGGATCGTGATGCGTCTAACCGTGGACATTAGCCGTTCCTTTCTCTACTACGGGGTGCAGCAGCGGATGAGGTCATACCAGGTGTCCGGGTTTCGCACGCCCGCCACCACCTGTCGGATCGCTTCGGTCACCAGCGCCGGCTGCTCCAGTTGAATGAAGTGCTCGCTCTGGCCGGCGATGGTGTGCCGGGCGTTGGGGACGAGTGTGGCGAGGTCGTCCTGCTGCGCGCGCCACATCCGCTCCAGCTCGGCCACCGGCAACTCCGGCGGCGAGCCGAACG
Encoded proteins:
- a CDS encoding recombinase family protein; translation: MLIGYARISTSDQHLHLQQDALKQAGCDKICMDTVSGVKDVRSGLGEALSHLRSGDTLVVWKLDRLGRSLKHLIETVTELDAKGISFRSLQENLDTTTSGGKLIFHIFGALAEFERELIKERTNAGLKAARARGRSGGRPKKLDLRKLSMAKIMLADPKMTVTEVAATLGVARSTLYRSLNPRS